The Gordonibacter urolithinfaciens genome contains a region encoding:
- the gyrB gene encoding DNA topoisomerase (ATP-hydrolyzing) subunit B, whose translation MSVANKPDHYDGSDIQVLEGLEAVRKRPGMYIGSTGPRGLHHLVYEVVDNAVDEALAGYCDTIEVWIHPDNSITVDDNGRGIPVDKHPKEKIPTVEVVLTILHAGGKFGGEGYKVSGGLHGVGVSVVNALSSRVEVSVFKEGVQYDISFDHGKTAEKLREVGKVRRGNGTTVTFWPDPTIFTDTTVYDYDTLASRFREMAFLNKGLKIILHDERANPGSTLSDLAPEPRTEVFQYAGGIVDFVKFLNEGKETLNKPIYFEAENDDGTVEVAMQWSSSYSTNSVMAFANNINTHEGGTHLDGFKQAVTRTINEYARAKGILKEKDSNLSGDDTREGCAAIISVKLHDPQFEGQTKTKLGNTEIRPLVQNAVTQGLAEYLEENPKPAKRIIDKATQALKAREAARKAREMTRRKGVLDSFALPGKLADCSSKTPADSEIFIVEGDSAGGSAKQARDRKTQAILPLRGKILNVERAGLHRSLSSDTISSLITAIGTNIGDDFDADQARYHRIIIMTDADVDGAHIRCLLLTFFYRYMPELINRGYIYIAQPPIFGLKKKNSRSPKIERYIYDESALGSVLAEYDNPDKFDVQRYKGLGEMDPDQLWETTMEPETRTLLQVNIDDAAEAERVVSELMGDQVEPRKEFIQKHARDVRFLDI comes from the coding sequence ATGTCAGTGGCAAACAAACCTGACCATTACGACGGTTCCGACATCCAGGTCCTCGAGGGCCTGGAGGCGGTCCGCAAGCGTCCGGGCATGTACATCGGCTCGACGGGCCCACGCGGCCTGCATCACCTGGTGTACGAGGTCGTGGACAACGCAGTCGACGAGGCGCTCGCCGGCTACTGCGACACCATCGAGGTGTGGATCCACCCCGACAACTCCATCACGGTCGACGACAACGGGCGCGGCATCCCCGTGGACAAGCACCCCAAGGAGAAAATCCCCACGGTGGAGGTCGTCCTCACCATCCTGCATGCCGGCGGCAAGTTCGGCGGCGAGGGCTACAAGGTGTCCGGCGGCCTGCACGGCGTGGGCGTGTCGGTGGTGAACGCGCTGTCCTCGCGCGTGGAGGTGAGCGTGTTCAAGGAGGGCGTGCAGTACGACATCTCCTTCGACCACGGCAAGACGGCCGAGAAGCTGCGCGAGGTGGGCAAGGTGCGCCGCGGCAACGGCACTACGGTGACGTTCTGGCCCGACCCCACCATCTTCACCGACACCACGGTGTACGACTACGACACGCTGGCCAGCCGCTTCCGCGAGATGGCGTTCTTGAACAAGGGCCTGAAGATCATCCTGCACGACGAGCGCGCGAACCCCGGCAGCACGCTGTCCGACCTCGCGCCCGAGCCGCGCACCGAGGTGTTCCAGTACGCCGGCGGCATCGTGGACTTCGTGAAGTTCCTGAACGAGGGCAAGGAGACGCTGAACAAGCCCATCTACTTCGAGGCCGAGAACGATGACGGCACGGTGGAGGTGGCCATGCAGTGGTCGTCGTCCTATTCCACGAACTCCGTCATGGCCTTCGCGAACAACATCAACACGCACGAGGGCGGCACGCATCTCGACGGCTTCAAGCAGGCCGTCACGCGCACCATCAACGAGTACGCCCGTGCGAAGGGCATCCTCAAGGAGAAGGACTCCAACCTCTCCGGCGACGACACGCGCGAGGGCTGCGCGGCCATCATCTCGGTGAAGCTGCACGATCCGCAGTTCGAGGGCCAGACGAAGACGAAGCTCGGCAACACCGAGATCCGCCCGCTCGTGCAGAACGCCGTGACGCAGGGCCTCGCCGAATACTTGGAGGAGAACCCGAAGCCGGCCAAGCGCATCATCGACAAGGCCACGCAGGCCCTGAAGGCGCGCGAGGCCGCCCGCAAGGCACGCGAGATGACGCGCCGCAAGGGCGTGCTCGACTCGTTCGCGCTGCCGGGCAAGCTGGCCGACTGCTCGTCCAAGACCCCGGCCGACTCCGAGATATTCATCGTAGAGGGCGACTCCGCAGGCGGCTCGGCCAAGCAGGCCCGCGACCGCAAGACGCAGGCCATCCTGCCCCTGCGCGGCAAGATCCTCAACGTGGAGCGCGCGGGCCTTCACCGTTCGCTTTCCAGCGACACCATCAGCTCGCTCATCACGGCCATCGGCACGAACATCGGCGACGACTTCGACGCCGACCAGGCGCGCTACCACCGCATCATCATCATGACCGACGCCGATGTGGACGGCGCGCACATCCGCTGCCTGCTGCTCACATTCTTCTACCGCTACATGCCGGAGCTCATCAACCGCGGCTACATCTACATCGCGCAGCCGCCCATCTTCGGCCTGAAGAAGAAGAACTCGCGCAGCCCCAAGATCGAGCGCTACATCTACGACGAGAGCGCGCTCGGCTCGGTGCTCGCGGAGTACGACAACCCGGACAAGTTCGACGTCCAGCGCTACAAAGGCCTTGGCGAGATGGACCCCGACCAGCTGTGGGAGACCACCATGGAGCCCGAGACGCGCACGCTTCTGCAGGTGAACATCGACGACGCCGCCGAGGCCGAGCGCGTGGTGAGCGAGCTCATGGGCGACCAGGTGGAGCCCCGCAAGGAGTTCATCCAGAAGCACGCCCGCGACGTCCGTTTCCTGGACATTTAA
- a CDS encoding phosphoadenosine phosphosulfate sulfotransferase gives MRKLKADLDRLKAILEEKNPGGAEALRFAEVNDLWRNAVGAVFGGDSADLVLDHTNSVYVMSGEQGGNLRRFDRPRSETQGFVAGKVLAVYCDDSMVRSELDNRQELLKMKFKEQGEDVEALRILPSTRDMKNRHPFREEAARPGAPARSFVRPVRTVRALTEGQLAAVHQSADQVEDPTVRRALYRALLASAARSDGDAADAAASAPGSPTVGGGPGASGGSAKGGRPSAPRR, from the coding sequence ATGAGGAAGCTCAAGGCGGACCTTGACCGGTTGAAGGCCATATTGGAGGAGAAGAACCCCGGCGGCGCCGAGGCGCTGCGCTTCGCGGAGGTGAACGATCTGTGGAGGAATGCCGTCGGAGCCGTTTTCGGCGGTGATTCGGCGGATCTCGTGCTCGACCATACGAACAGCGTGTACGTGATGTCGGGCGAGCAGGGGGGCAACCTGCGGCGCTTCGACCGGCCGCGCAGCGAGACCCAAGGGTTCGTGGCGGGCAAGGTGCTGGCCGTGTACTGCGACGACAGCATGGTGCGCTCCGAGCTGGACAACCGCCAGGAGCTGCTGAAGATGAAGTTCAAGGAGCAGGGCGAGGACGTGGAAGCGCTGCGGATACTGCCCTCCACCCGCGACATGAAGAACCGCCATCCCTTCCGCGAGGAGGCCGCCCGCCCCGGCGCGCCCGCCCGTTCCTTCGTGCGCCCGGTGCGCACGGTCCGCGCGTTGACGGAGGGCCAGCTGGCCGCCGTGCATCAGAGCGCCGACCAGGTGGAGGACCCAACCGTGCGCCGTGCCCTCTACCGAGCCCTGCTGGCGAGCGCCGCGCGCAGCGATGGGGACGCGGCGGACGCCGCCGCGTCCGCCCCCGGGTCGCCGACGGTGGGCGGGGGCCCGGGGGCGTCCGGCGGGAGCGCCAAGGGAGGGCGTCCCTCTGCGCCGCGCCGTTAG